A region of the Sandaracinaceae bacterium genome:
GGTGGAACGCGGCGCGGATGGCGTCGGCCGTGGCGTTCGGGGCCACCTGCAGCAGGGTGTAGTAGTCCAGCTGGTCGAGGGGATCGCTCATGGCCGCGGGTCTTCTGCCACCACTTCACCACCGCGCCGAAAGCGCGCCTCCATGCGGTCGCGCAGGGCATCGAGCTCGGACTCGTCCAGCTCGCCCACGCGCCGGATGCGCACGGCCTGCTCACGCCCCGTCTCGAGGTCGCGCGCCTGCACGGCGAGCGCGCCGTCCGCGTCGATGACGAAGGTCACGTCGATGCGCACGCTCCCTCGCGCGGCGTCGCGCAGTCCGTCCAGCTCCACCACACCCAGCACCTGGTTGGACTCGAGGCTCTTCTCCTCGCCCTGGCAGATGCGCACCGAGATGAAGGTCTGACCGTCGCGGCCCGTGCTGAAGGTCTGGGTGTTCTCGGCCGGCATGGCGGTGTTGCGCGGGATGACGGTGTGGCAGAACCCGCCCACGGTCTCCACCCCGAGCGAGAGCGGCGTGACGTCCAACAGCAGCGGCGGAGGCCCTGCGGGCTCGGGTTCGGGGGCCGCTGCCTCCGGCACCGGGATGTACTTGGGTGGCGAGCCGGTGATGTTCATCACGGGCTGCACCCGCACCGGCGGGGCAGATGGTGGGGCAGGCTCGAGCTCGTCCAGTTCCAGCAGCTCGAACTCCTCCGAAGGGTCCTTTGGACGCACCTGACGTGCGGCCGCGCTGGGTGGCGGCGGCATGCTGGGGGGTGGTTGCCGGAGCGAGGAGAAAGAGGCCGGCTGCTGTGGCCGGTAGCCCTCGTCGGCCGCCGCGCTGACCAGCCCGGGCACCACGGCGCCGGGCGCGGCCATGAGCCCTGTGGTGGCCACGCGCTCCATGTGCACCTTGCGCAACGCCACCTTGGCCAGCTGCGAGCGACGCCCGCTGGCCAGCGACGCAGCCTGGAGCGCCGCCCCGTGCGCCACCACCACATCGGGGTCGATCTCGATGCGCGGGTCACACGCGAAGTACTCCGCCACCATGGAGCGCACCAACGGCATACGCGTGGAGCCTCCCACCAGGATCACGTTGTCGAGCTGGCTCGGGCGCAAGCCCGCCGCCCGCATGGTGGTCTCGCACGCGTCGAAAGTCCGCGCGATGATGGGCTGCGCGATCTGATGGAGCGCACGCCGCGTGAGCGTGAAGCGCAGGTCGAGCGCCTGCCCCGCGGCGCCGATGGCCAGCTCCTCCACGCGCAGCTCCACCTCGTCCTGGTCGGTCAGCTCGCACTTCGCCCACTCGGCCGCGGCGCGCAGACGCTCGAACGACTCCGGGTCCGTGCGCGGGTCCATGCGGTGCTGCCGCAGGAACTCCTCTGCCATCACGTCCGCGATCGCACCGTCGATGTCGTCGCCGCCCAAGTAGCTGTCGCCGGCGGTCCCGATGACCTCGAAGACCTCGCCCGACAGCTCGAGGATGCTCACGTCGAACGTTCCTCCACCCATGTCGAAGACCGCGACGCGCTCACGACCTTGCTTGCCGTAGCCATAGGCCAGGGCCGCTGCGGTGGGCTCGTTCAGCACGCGCAGCACTTCGAGACCCGCCACGCGACCGGCGGCCATGGTGGCGTTACGCTGCAGGTCGCTGAAGTTGGCCGGCACCGTGATGACGGCCTGCGAGCAGCGCTTCCCGGTGGCGGCCTCGGCGATACGGCGCAGCTCACGGAGCACGAAGGCCGAGATCTCGCTGAGCGCATAGGTCTCGCCGCGCGTCTTCACCACGGTGCCGCCGTTGTCGCTGGCCGCCAGCTCGAAGGCGAAGCGCTCACGCGCGCGACGCACCTCGTCGGAGGCGAAGGGCCGGCCCAGCAGGCGCTTGACCGAGTAGAACGTGTTGCGCGCGTCCAGCATGCGCCGGTCGCGGGCGGGGTAGCCCACCAGGACCTCACCGCCGGGATGGAACGACACCACGGAGGGAAGCAGCTCGCGCCCATCATCATCGGCGAGGATCCGGACGGAGCCGCCGTCCGCCACCGCCACCACCGAATTGGTGGTCCCGAGATCGATGCCCAACACCAGACCTGACATGCCTTCTCCGTGAAACGCTCCGAGGCTGCAGCCTATCACGCGGAGAGCAGCATGGGCGTGAAAGTCCAGTGCGAGGGTTCGACAACCGTCTTCCCAAAGGGTGGTTTGCGGTAGGCTCGGACGATGCCACTGCACTGCGAGGGGACCCTGCGGGTCGCGCTCGACGATGGGTCGCAGCACGACGTCGCGCTCGCCCAGCTGACGTTCGCGTTCATCGACACGTTCGAGCCGAGCTTGGTGCTCGTCCACAACTACGAGGCCGCGCTCCCCGGCGAGGCGCCGGGAGCTCGGGTGCGCGTCGAGGTGGTGGAGGCCTCGACGGGCATGCTGTTCGCCACGCTCGCACTGCGCGGCGCCGCCTGCGTGGGTGGTGTCCGCGGGCTCAAGGCCGTGTGTGACGGCAGCGAAGTAGAGCTACGCCTGCCGCGCTCCGCCGCGTCCGCTACTTGAACACGGTCTCGAGGCCGCCGCGCTTCAACGCCGTGCGCAACGCGGCATAGAAGTTCTGGCCCAGCGCGCGCTTGGCGCGCCAGAGCACCTTCCCATCGGTCTGCGGGATGATGTACAGCGTGCCTTCCAAGAGCTCGTCGATGGCCACCTTGGCGACCTCTTCGGCGCTCCACTTGGCCTCGGTGATCAGCTTGTTGGTCGTCTCGCCGGTGCCGCCGCCGAAGGAGCGCGCGTCCTTGTGGATGTTGGTGCGCAGGAACGTGGGGCACAGCGCCGACACGCCCACCCCCGAGGGTCCGAGCTCTGCGAACAGCGTCTCCGAGAGCGACACGACGCCCGCCTTCGTGACGTTGTAGGGGCCCATCATGGGCGCCGCGAGCAGGCCCGCCGAGCTGGCCACGTTGAGGATGTAGCCGTTGCCGCGCGCCGCCATCTGCGGCCCGAAGTAGTGGCACCCCCAGATGACGCCCATGAGGTTGACGTCCACCTGGAACTGCCACTCCTCGATGGGGATCTTCCCGAGCTCGCCCACCACCGCGAGGCCCGCGTTGTTCACGAGCACGTCGGTGCCGCCCCACAGGTCCGTGGCCTTCTTGGCCATGGCCTCCACCTGGTCGGGCTTTCTCACGTCCACCTGCATGGCGTGGGCTTCGCTGCCGCGCCGGCGCAGGGTGTCCGCGGTCTCCTCCGCGGTGGCGAGGTTCACGTCGGTGACCAGCACGCGCGCGCCGCGCCCGGCCAGGTCTTCACAGATGGCCCGGCCGAGGCCGCTGCCGCCTCCGGTCACGACCGCACGAGCATCCCGAGGGAGTTTCTTCATGCGCGGGACGCTACCACGCAGGTGTACCGTGCGTCTCTATGACCCAGCCCGATCCCGACGCCCTCTTCGCGTCCGCGATGGCCATGCAGCCGTACTTCCGCGAGCAGGGGCCCGACATCGAAGCGCGCACCGAGGGGGCCTATCGGCTCTTCACGCAGGCCGCCGAGGCGGGCCACACACTGGCCATGGCGCGGCTGGTCGCGCGCCGCGACGTGGGGCTTCACTGGGCGATCCAGCTGGCAAAGCGGGGCGACGGTTCGCGTCTGGTGACCGAGCTGACCAACAACGACTGGAGCCCGGAGGCCCGCGGCGAGGTCCTCACGCTGGCAAGAGCGGGCGAGCCTTGGGCACAAGCCGTCGTGGGGCACATCTACGGGATGGGCATGAGCCGGGGAGACGTGCTGGTGGCCACCACCGAGAACGGCTTCGGCTGGCTCCCCGCGGCCAAGCAGCCGGATGTGGAGGCACGCCGCTGGCTGGAGCTGGCCGCGAGCGCGGGCTGGGCCGACGCGCTGCTGACGCTCTCGCGCCTCGAGACGAAGGACGACCCTGTGGGTGCCCTGGCGTTGGCTCAGCGCGCCGCCGAAGGAGTGCTCACGCGCGAGCAGCGTGAGTACCTGCCCACGCGCATCTGCGAGCTGCTCGAGCGCGCGAAGGCTCCGCTCGCGGTGCAGCTGCCCGCGCGGCAGGTGTGCATCGATCAGGGCCACGCCGAGTCCATGGCGTGGCTGGCGGACCGCTATCGGCTGGGCGAGGGCGTGACCCAAGACACCGTGCGCGCGATCGAGCTCTACCAGGCCTCCGCCGACAAAGGCTGCGTTCACGGCTGTCGCGAGCTCGCCAGGGCCTACGAAGAGGGCCTCGGCGTGGCGGTGGACGACGCGCGCGCGCGCGAGCTGTACGAGCGCGCCGCGGAGCTGGGCGCGGACGCGTTCTCGCGCGACCGCCTGGCCGAGAAGTA
Encoded here:
- a CDS encoding SDR family NAD(P)-dependent oxidoreductase; translated protein: MKKLPRDARAVVTGGGSGLGRAICEDLAGRGARVLVTDVNLATAEETADTLRRRGSEAHAMQVDVRKPDQVEAMAKKATDLWGGTDVLVNNAGLAVVGELGKIPIEEWQFQVDVNLMGVIWGCHYFGPQMAARGNGYILNVASSAGLLAAPMMGPYNVTKAGVVSLSETLFAELGPSGVGVSALCPTFLRTNIHKDARSFGGGTGETTNKLITEAKWSAEEVAKVAIDELLEGTLYIIPQTDGKVLWRAKRALGQNFYAALRTALKRGGLETVFK
- a CDS encoding Hsp70 family protein, which encodes MSGLVLGIDLGTTNSVVAVADGGSVRILADDDGRELLPSVVSFHPGGEVLVGYPARDRRMLDARNTFYSVKRLLGRPFASDEVRRARERFAFELAASDNGGTVVKTRGETYALSEISAFVLRELRRIAEAATGKRCSQAVITVPANFSDLQRNATMAAGRVAGLEVLRVLNEPTAAALAYGYGKQGRERVAVFDMGGGTFDVSILELSGEVFEVIGTAGDSYLGGDDIDGAIADVMAEEFLRQHRMDPRTDPESFERLRAAAEWAKCELTDQDEVELRVEELAIGAAGQALDLRFTLTRRALHQIAQPIIARTFDACETTMRAAGLRPSQLDNVILVGGSTRMPLVRSMVAEYFACDPRIEIDPDVVVAHGAALQAASLASGRRSQLAKVALRKVHMERVATTGLMAAPGAVVPGLVSAAADEGYRPQQPASFSSLRQPPPSMPPPPSAAARQVRPKDPSEEFELLELDELEPAPPSAPPVRVQPVMNITGSPPKYIPVPEAAAPEPEPAGPPPLLLDVTPLSLGVETVGGFCHTVIPRNTAMPAENTQTFSTGRDGQTFISVRICQGEEKSLESNQVLGVVELDGLRDAARGSVRIDVTFVIDADGALAVQARDLETGREQAVRIRRVGELDESELDALRDRMEARFRRGGEVVAEDPRP
- a CDS encoding sel1 repeat family protein, which gives rise to MTQPDPDALFASAMAMQPYFREQGPDIEARTEGAYRLFTQAAEAGHTLAMARLVARRDVGLHWAIQLAKRGDGSRLVTELTNNDWSPEARGEVLTLARAGEPWAQAVVGHIYGMGMSRGDVLVATTENGFGWLPAAKQPDVEARRWLELAASAGWADALLTLSRLETKDDPVGALALAQRAAEGVLTREQREYLPTRICELLERAKAPLAVQLPARQVCIDQGHAESMAWLADRYRLGEGVTQDTVRAIELYQASADKGCVHGCRELARAYEEGLGVAVDDARARELYERAAELGADAFSRDRLAEKYGLTWYARSAREKAKDKKVKAPAKARRKPAKAAKPAKPER